In one Lolium rigidum isolate FL_2022 chromosome 3, APGP_CSIRO_Lrig_0.1, whole genome shotgun sequence genomic region, the following are encoded:
- the LOC124701371 gene encoding uncharacterized protein LOC124701371 has translation MDRRTFRSNSCNAGKSQAAPPFSVSRTSSAPAATGAASKDDAGERRALLPPRRPEGGTARKGQKKPKRRVQWKDTHGKKLVEVLEFQPSDSSDSDDEYLDTCICAIM, from the exons ATGGATCGCCGAACCTTCCGGAGTAACTCCTGCAACGCCGGCaagagccaggccgcgccgcccttctCGGTCTCCAGGACCTCCTCGGCCCCGGCCGCGACGGGGGCGGCCTCCAAGGACGACGCCGGCGAGCGCAgggcgctgctgccgccgcgccggCCCGAGGGCGGCACCGCGCGCAAGGGCCAGAAGAAGCCCAAGCGCCGCGTGCAGTGGAAGGACACGCACGGGAAGAAGCTCGTCGAGGTACTCGAGTTCCAGCCTAG TGATTCAAGTGACtcggatgatgaatatttggataCTTGCATATGTGCAATCATGTAA